A window from Fragaria vesca subsp. vesca linkage group LG5, FraVesHawaii_1.0, whole genome shotgun sequence encodes these proteins:
- the LOC101291629 gene encoding uncharacterized protein LOC101291629 isoform 1, translating to MSRHLVEMARCSEEMDIAIEKLQQNFQELRNNLEKAFLEQGRALLRFEAQWKDLKTGHTRELEQRHLQLQQRGISVPLTWRQYFPTTNQNPTLLSNNTTPRWSETNKPLPLPPRDSTTKLFCDICKIFCDTKMVLDKHKMGKKHQMNLGKLKGKTITGQTSKKKADSAPEDDLQTKKRRVIEGGAAPHSLRTCSICNVVSISATDFYKHLAGQRHREAAASMSNAAGSSSYGQLRIRN from the exons ATGTCTAGGCACTTAGTTGAGATGGCTCGGTGCTCAGAAGAAATGGACATTGCCATTG AAAAATTGCAACAAAATTTTCAGGAGCTGCGGAACAACCTTGAGAAGGCATTTTTAGAGCAGGGTAGAGCCTTATTGAGATTTGAAGCGCAATGGAAAGATCTTAAGACGGGACATACGAGAGAGCTTGAGCAGCGTCATTTGCAACTGCAACAAAGG GGTATCTCAGTACCTTTAACTTGGAGACAGTACTTCCCTACGACAAATCAGAATCCCACCTTGTTGAGTAACAATACTACTCCTCGATGGAGTGAGACTAACAAACCTCTACCTCTGCCTCCTAGAGATAGCACAACAAAACTATTTTGTGACATATGCAAGATTTTTTGTGACACTAAGATGGTACTTGATAAGCATAAAATGGGAAAGAAGCACCAGATGAACCTGGGGAAATTGAAAGGCAAAACTATTACTGGACAAACGAGTAAGAAGAAGGCAGATTCTGCACCTGAAGACGATTTGCAGACTAAGAAACGGAGGGTTATTGAAGGTGGTGCGGCACCCCATAGTTTAAGGACATGTTCCATATGTAACGTGGTCAGTATTAGTGCGACAGATTTCTATAAACATCTTGCCGGACAGCGACATAGAGAAGCTGCTGCATCGATGAGTAATGCAGCTGGGTCGAGTAGCTACGGCCAGCTGAGAATAAGGAACTAG